A stretch of bacterium DNA encodes these proteins:
- the dnaE1 gene encoding DNA polymerase III subunit alpha: MAPTTTTARSARILTLPPPVQPTLPQLQVHSQFSRRFGASTVTALVQAACDAQVPALALTDRNAMQGVLPFLRACRDAGLPPIIGAEVDDPQDARRRAVCWARSRQGFAALSALVSRRCLTPETFDLADECARLDPTEVWAGTPHLELLLTVAQRRPPTGWVALLIPGSRPEAAATPALVLGLAQRLGLLVALTSDAVAARPGDLPAHRLLRRIAARYSDWRPEEYGLTGTRDTVIWDRATAAHWAGRYPEAARGARQVMEATAGRVDLTRQGWVMPPWPAPAGSDAATELTARARAGMRRRYGPFPPPAIPRRLAYELQVIGEHGYPAYFHVATDLVEQAHRWGLVTLGRGSVANSLVAYCLGLTEVDPMQHDLYFERFLNPARKSPPDIDIDFSWRARDRMLDYLFATYGADQAAMVGCVHTLHARGAYRETALALGLHPDQIALSKRLPHTRRPALQTLKERYPEVAHVPLEDAPVAEALQLAEALVGVPLSAGMHPCGIVLAPRPLTAYGPLDRCHKGYQMTHFDMFGVEEMGLVKLDVLATRGLGTVDTVREVLRERGEPDPLEAPFAQYAGHPAARRLLRQGQSLGCFYTESPAMLSLNRKIRCASYEHLIATSSVIRPGVAESGMMDEYIGRHLGQKPIAHLHPLLGELLRETHGVMVYQEDVLKVAHHFGGMTLAEADLLRRAMSGKERSPIAMAPVEARFLAAATSRGIPQAHAAEVWRQIASFAGYAFCKAHSAAFARLSMQTCRLKADATAPFMAAVLSNEGGYYAPHVYLEEARRWGLRISGPDVNGSQAEYWGYGTLLRVGLMAIRNLQHDSIARILTARAGRPFSDMVDFLHRTRTGPGGLDPSQVELLIVAGACDSLAPTRPEQLRLLLTHVKQCQALRERTTLPLFPDRAETADNAPGASHRRDWSQDDKYARQLELLGLLPAMHPLTWLGPRLPPLAEGPPLIAARDLARYRGQRVRLRGLGVTRKLVTTRNGRDRMAFLSLEDPTAIAEVTIFPAAYRRCAAALQGWGPYVVTGLVDAQFGVASLTAHQVERVEVPASVQLPQGVTERFGEFGASGIIPGQGTAVIPGRAGRQAPPVATPVAPSEGIRRQQA, encoded by the coding sequence ATGGCCCCGACCACCACCACCGCCCGATCCGCCAGGATCCTCACCCTCCCCCCGCCGGTCCAGCCGACCCTCCCCCAGTTGCAGGTCCATTCGCAGTTCTCCCGACGTTTTGGGGCCTCGACGGTCACCGCCCTGGTCCAGGCCGCCTGCGATGCCCAGGTCCCCGCCCTCGCCCTCACCGACCGTAACGCCATGCAGGGGGTCCTCCCCTTCCTCCGCGCCTGCCGTGATGCCGGCCTCCCGCCGATCATCGGAGCCGAAGTCGATGACCCGCAGGATGCCCGCCGACGCGCCGTCTGCTGGGCCCGGAGCCGGCAGGGCTTCGCCGCCCTCTCCGCCCTGGTGAGCCGTCGCTGCCTCACCCCGGAGACCTTCGACCTCGCCGACGAATGTGCCCGCCTCGACCCCACCGAGGTCTGGGCCGGCACCCCGCATCTGGAACTCCTCCTGACTGTCGCGCAACGCCGGCCTCCCACCGGCTGGGTGGCCCTGCTGATACCCGGATCGCGGCCCGAGGCGGCCGCGACACCGGCCCTGGTCCTGGGACTGGCCCAGCGACTGGGCCTGCTGGTGGCCCTCACCAGCGATGCGGTCGCGGCGCGTCCTGGCGACCTGCCCGCCCACCGTCTGCTGCGACGCATCGCGGCCCGGTACAGCGACTGGCGTCCGGAGGAATACGGCCTCACCGGGACCCGGGACACGGTGATCTGGGACCGGGCGACCGCCGCCCACTGGGCAGGCCGCTATCCCGAGGCCGCCCGTGGGGCGCGCCAGGTCATGGAGGCCACCGCCGGCCGGGTCGACCTCACGCGGCAGGGGTGGGTCATGCCCCCCTGGCCCGCCCCCGCAGGGAGCGATGCCGCCACGGAACTCACCGCCCGCGCCCGGGCCGGGATGCGTCGCCGCTACGGCCCCTTTCCGCCGCCGGCGATTCCGCGACGGCTGGCGTATGAACTCCAGGTCATCGGCGAGCATGGGTACCCCGCCTACTTCCATGTCGCCACCGACCTGGTGGAGCAGGCGCATCGCTGGGGGCTGGTGACACTGGGTCGGGGGTCCGTGGCCAACAGTCTGGTGGCCTATTGCCTCGGTCTCACCGAAGTCGATCCCATGCAGCACGACCTCTACTTCGAGCGCTTTCTGAATCCGGCGCGCAAGAGTCCGCCCGACATCGACATCGACTTCTCCTGGCGGGCCCGGGACCGGATGCTGGACTACCTCTTCGCCACCTACGGGGCGGATCAGGCGGCGATGGTGGGATGTGTCCATACCCTTCATGCCCGGGGGGCGTATCGCGAGACCGCCCTGGCCCTGGGGCTCCACCCGGATCAGATCGCCCTCTCCAAACGGCTGCCACACACCCGTCGCCCCGCCCTGCAGACCCTGAAGGAGCGCTATCCCGAAGTGGCGCATGTCCCGCTGGAGGATGCCCCGGTGGCGGAGGCCCTGCAGCTGGCGGAAGCGCTGGTGGGGGTCCCGCTGTCGGCGGGGATGCACCCCTGCGGCATCGTGCTGGCCCCCCGTCCCCTCACCGCCTATGGCCCGCTGGACCGCTGCCACAAGGGGTACCAGATGACGCACTTCGACATGTTCGGGGTGGAGGAAATGGGACTGGTGAAGCTGGATGTCCTGGCGACCCGGGGGCTGGGGACGGTGGATACGGTCCGGGAGGTCCTCCGGGAGCGGGGGGAGCCCGATCCCCTGGAGGCTCCCTTCGCGCAGTATGCCGGCCATCCTGCGGCCCGACGCCTCCTGCGGCAGGGCCAGAGCCTGGGCTGCTTCTACACCGAATCCCCGGCGATGCTCAGCCTCAACCGGAAGATCCGCTGCGCGTCGTATGAGCATCTCATCGCCACCAGTTCCGTCATCCGCCCCGGAGTCGCCGAGAGCGGCATGATGGACGAGTACATCGGCCGGCATCTGGGACAAAAGCCGATCGCCCATCTGCATCCCTTGCTGGGGGAGCTGCTGCGGGAAACCCACGGGGTCATGGTCTATCAGGAAGATGTCCTCAAGGTGGCCCATCACTTTGGGGGGATGACACTGGCGGAAGCGGACCTCCTGCGACGCGCCATGAGCGGGAAGGAGCGGAGCCCCATCGCGATGGCCCCGGTGGAGGCCCGGTTCCTCGCTGCCGCCACCAGTCGCGGGATTCCGCAGGCCCATGCCGCGGAGGTCTGGCGACAGATCGCGTCGTTCGCCGGCTACGCCTTCTGCAAGGCCCACTCCGCCGCCTTCGCCCGGCTCTCCATGCAGACCTGCCGCCTGAAGGCCGATGCCACCGCTCCCTTTATGGCGGCGGTCCTCAGCAATGAGGGGGGGTACTACGCCCCGCATGTCTATCTGGAGGAAGCCCGCCGCTGGGGGCTGCGCATCAGTGGTCCCGATGTCAACGGCTCGCAGGCGGAGTACTGGGGCTACGGCACCCTGTTGCGGGTCGGCCTCATGGCGATCCGGAATCTCCAGCACGACAGCATCGCGCGGATCCTCACCGCCCGGGCCGGACGCCCCTTTAGCGACATGGTGGACTTCCTCCACCGGACCCGCACCGGTCCCGGGGGCCTCGACCCCTCGCAGGTGGAACTCCTCATCGTCGCCGGGGCCTGCGACAGCCTCGCTCCCACCCGCCCGGAGCAACTCCGGCTCCTGCTGACCCATGTGAAGCAGTGCCAGGCGCTCCGGGAGCGCACCACCCTGCCCCTCTTCCCGGACCGTGCGGAGACCGCTGACAACGCACCGGGCGCGTCGCACCGGCGCGACTGGTCCCAGGATGACAAGTACGCCCGGCAGCTGGAACTCCTGGGACTGCTGCCGGCCATGCACCCCCTGACCTGGCTCGGCCCCCGGCTGCCGCCCCTGGCGGAGGGGCCGCCCCTGATCGCGGCCCGGGATCTGGCGCGCTATCGCGGACAGCGGGTACGCCTGCGGGGACTCGGGGTCACCCGCAAGCTGGTGACGACCCGGAATGGCCGGGATCGCATGGCCTTTCTGAGCCTCGAGGATCCGACCGCCATCGCCGAGGTAACCATCTTTCCCGCCGCCTACCGGCGCTGTGCCGCCGCCCTCCAGGGCTGGGGGCCCTATGTGGTGACTGGTCTCGTGGACGCACAGTTTGGGGTCGCGAGTCTGACCGCCCATCAGGTGGAGCGGGTGGAGGTCCCGGCGAGTGTGCAGTTACCGCAGGGCGTGACCGAACGCTTCGGCGAGTTTGGGGCGAGCGGGATCATTCCGGGGCAGGGGACCGCGGTGATTCCAGGGCGTGCGGGGCGTCAGGCCCCACCGGTCGCGACCCCGGTCGCACCGTCGGAAGGCATCCGGCGTCAGCAGGCGTAA
- the cugP gene encoding UTP--glucose-1-phosphate uridylyltransferase has product MQAILIAGGAGTRLRPYTLHTPKPLLALCGRPVMEYQLDLLKRAGITQVVFAVGVMADQVREYFGNGDLFGMQFRYAIEPEPLGTAGAIRNCLPLLDGETTLVFNADILTDADLAAILAAHRASGAEATLTLTPVDDPSRYGVIVLDGDRRVTAFIEKPPAGTAPSNQINAGIYVLEESVIRDIPDHRAVSIERETYPSMIATGRQVRGFSWTGYWLDIGTVESFLQAHWDLLHRRCHAALPAAEPSPGLFLGMPLPDGVQVEGPAFIDSGVRFDGPCQIGPEVCFNEGARIAPGAVLQRVVALPGARVPAGTWTNEIFGADHD; this is encoded by the coding sequence ATGCAGGCGATTCTCATCGCAGGGGGGGCCGGGACCCGTCTGCGTCCCTACACCCTCCACACGCCGAAGCCGCTTCTGGCACTCTGCGGACGTCCAGTGATGGAGTATCAGCTGGACCTCCTGAAGCGGGCGGGCATCACGCAGGTGGTCTTCGCGGTCGGCGTCATGGCCGACCAGGTCCGGGAATACTTCGGCAATGGCGATCTCTTCGGGATGCAGTTTCGCTATGCCATCGAGCCGGAACCCCTGGGGACGGCAGGCGCGATCCGGAACTGCCTCCCCCTGCTGGATGGCGAGACCACCCTGGTCTTCAATGCCGATATCCTCACCGATGCCGACCTCGCGGCGATCCTCGCCGCGCACCGGGCCTCCGGCGCGGAGGCGACCCTGACCCTGACCCCTGTGGACGATCCGTCGCGCTACGGTGTCATCGTCCTCGATGGCGACCGCCGGGTCACCGCGTTCATTGAAAAGCCCCCCGCTGGCACGGCCCCCTCGAATCAGATCAATGCAGGCATCTATGTCCTCGAAGAGTCGGTCATCCGCGACATCCCGGATCACCGGGCGGTCAGCATCGAACGCGAAACGTACCCGTCCATGATCGCCACCGGACGGCAGGTCCGGGGATTCTCCTGGACCGGCTACTGGCTCGACATTGGCACGGTTGAGAGCTTCCTGCAGGCGCACTGGGACCTGTTGCATCGTCGGTGCCACGCAGCCCTCCCCGCCGCCGAACCATCTCCCGGACTCTTCCTGGGGATGCCCCTCCCTGATGGAGTACAGGTGGAAGGCCCAGCGTTCATCGATTCGGGCGTCCGCTTCGATGGCCCCTGTCAGATTGGCCCCGAGGTCTGCTTCAATGAAGGCGCTCGCATCGCACCGGGGGCGGTGTTGCAGCGGGTGGTTGCCCTGCCAGGAGCCCGGGTCCCGGCCGGGACCTGGACCAATGAAATCTTCGGGGCGGATCACGACTAG
- the topA gene encoding DNA topoisomerase 1 — protein MTEKVLVIVESKAKASTIEKYLKGDKNRRFTVRACLGHVRDLPKSTLGIDVAKDFHLRYSISPDRKEIVQRLQEEAADADTVLLATDPDREGEAIAWHLEHILTKGSSKSARSKAPAKTATKTASKAVKKGPQVIQRIEFNEITKRAISEALQSPRAINQDRVDAQQARRVLDRLVGYSLSPYLWREIKSGLSAGRVQSVALRLICDREAEIEAFVKVEYWTVRGQFAPAERPAEKFLADLVQVGDQKIGMEQGQLHLKSEAETEVLLTRLRAASYQVADVQVKDITIKAPAPYKTSTLQQDASKKLGMSPREVMRVAQQLYEGVSLGAEGQVGLITYMRTDSTRLSNDAVSMARSYIPEEYGPEYLPSGANVFQGGGKIQDAHEAIRPTDVQYSPERIAQYLDAKQQKVYSLIWRRFVASQMQPGIDTRRTVTLQGDDFTFRATQTDIKFDGFRRVTGLPKREETPLPEVTTSEGLQLLEALGEQHFTQPPPRFTNASLVKVLEEKGIGRPSTYAPTLSTLRDREYVLVEKGTFFPTDLGRQVDALLKAKFPDIINVDFTRRMEEDLDRIETEDKDWIHVVKEFYDPFQVDLTQALGESCPQCQAPMLLKSGPFGMYIACSSCEYSKNLAEEELEEKCPECEHTLMIKMGRFGKFIACTNYPECKYTRNMGRDGATAPQEKIYSETPCPDCNGKLVLRNSRAGRFWGCESYPTCKGLLPYTLDIKCPKCGQLLSERRVSKGRAAGKAFYGCSGYPTCDFVTWSMPGKDENGVAIVDPKELARERKPAAKKAATRKTTRKSVGNS, from the coding sequence ATGACCGAAAAGGTCCTCGTGATTGTGGAGTCCAAAGCGAAGGCCTCCACGATCGAGAAGTACCTCAAGGGCGACAAGAACCGGCGCTTCACGGTCCGGGCCTGTCTCGGCCATGTCCGGGATCTCCCCAAAAGCACCCTCGGTATCGATGTCGCGAAGGACTTCCACCTCCGGTACAGCATCAGCCCCGATCGCAAGGAAATTGTCCAGCGCCTCCAGGAGGAGGCCGCCGATGCTGATACGGTCCTTCTGGCGACTGACCCGGACCGCGAGGGGGAAGCCATCGCGTGGCATCTGGAGCATATCCTGACCAAAGGCTCCAGCAAGAGTGCCCGCAGCAAAGCCCCCGCCAAGACCGCGACCAAAACCGCCAGCAAGGCGGTCAAAAAGGGACCCCAGGTCATCCAGCGGATCGAGTTCAATGAGATCACCAAGCGCGCCATCAGCGAAGCGCTCCAGTCCCCCCGGGCGATTAATCAGGACCGGGTCGATGCCCAGCAGGCCCGGCGTGTCCTGGACCGGCTGGTGGGGTACTCCCTCTCCCCCTATCTCTGGCGCGAAATCAAGAGTGGCCTGTCGGCGGGACGGGTCCAGTCGGTGGCTTTGCGCCTGATCTGCGACCGGGAAGCCGAAATCGAAGCCTTCGTGAAGGTGGAGTACTGGACAGTCCGGGGGCAGTTCGCCCCGGCGGAACGTCCAGCCGAGAAGTTCCTCGCAGATCTGGTGCAGGTCGGGGACCAAAAGATCGGTATGGAGCAGGGACAGCTCCACCTCAAATCGGAAGCCGAGACCGAAGTCCTGCTGACACGGCTCCGGGCGGCCAGCTACCAGGTGGCGGATGTCCAGGTGAAGGACATCACGATCAAAGCCCCCGCCCCGTACAAAACCTCCACGCTCCAGCAGGATGCCTCGAAGAAGCTGGGGATGAGCCCCCGGGAAGTGATGCGGGTCGCGCAGCAGCTCTATGAAGGGGTCTCTCTGGGGGCGGAAGGGCAGGTGGGGCTCATTACCTACATGCGAACCGACTCCACCCGGCTTTCCAACGACGCGGTCAGCATGGCCCGCAGTTACATCCCGGAGGAATACGGCCCGGAGTATTTGCCGTCGGGGGCCAATGTCTTTCAGGGGGGCGGCAAGATCCAGGATGCCCACGAGGCGATTCGCCCCACGGATGTCCAGTACTCCCCCGAGCGGATCGCGCAGTACCTGGATGCCAAGCAGCAGAAGGTCTATAGCCTGATCTGGCGACGCTTTGTCGCGAGTCAGATGCAGCCCGGCATCGACACCCGCCGGACCGTGACCCTTCAGGGCGACGATTTCACCTTCCGCGCCACGCAGACCGACATCAAGTTCGATGGTTTCCGGCGGGTCACCGGCCTGCCGAAGCGGGAAGAGACGCCCCTGCCGGAGGTGACGACCAGCGAAGGTCTCCAGCTCCTGGAAGCCCTGGGCGAACAGCATTTCACCCAGCCGCCCCCCCGGTTCACCAACGCTTCGCTGGTGAAGGTGCTGGAAGAAAAGGGGATCGGGCGGCCCTCAACCTACGCCCCCACCCTGAGCACGCTCCGGGACCGGGAGTATGTCCTCGTGGAAAAGGGGACCTTCTTCCCCACGGACCTCGGACGGCAGGTCGATGCGCTGCTCAAGGCGAAGTTTCCGGACATCATCAATGTCGACTTCACCCGCCGGATGGAAGAGGACCTCGACCGGATCGAGACCGAGGACAAAGACTGGATCCATGTGGTGAAGGAGTTCTATGACCCCTTCCAGGTGGACCTGACCCAGGCCCTGGGCGAAAGCTGTCCGCAGTGCCAGGCCCCCATGCTCCTCAAGAGTGGCCCTTTTGGGATGTATATCGCCTGCTCCAGCTGCGAGTACTCCAAAAATCTGGCGGAAGAGGAGCTGGAGGAGAAATGCCCGGAATGCGAGCATACGCTGATGATCAAAATGGGGCGCTTCGGCAAGTTCATCGCCTGTACCAACTACCCCGAGTGCAAGTACACCCGGAACATGGGGCGGGATGGAGCAACCGCGCCCCAGGAGAAGATCTACTCCGAGACGCCCTGCCCCGACTGCAACGGGAAGCTGGTCCTGCGGAACTCGCGCGCCGGTCGCTTCTGGGGCTGTGAGTCATATCCCACCTGCAAGGGATTGCTCCCCTACACCCTCGACATCAAGTGCCCCAAGTGCGGCCAGCTCCTGAGCGAGCGACGGGTCTCCAAGGGACGCGCCGCCGGGAAGGCGTTCTATGGCTGCTCGGGGTATCCGACCTGCGACTTTGTCACCTGGTCGATGCCGGGCAAGGACGAGAATGGGGTCGCGATTGTCGACCCCAAGGAACTGGCCCGGGAGCGGAAGCCCGCAGCGAAGAAAGCGGCCACCCGGAAGACCACCCGTAAATCCGTGGGCAATTCCTGA
- the glyQS gene encoding Glycine--tRNA ligase, protein MADLFEQVVNLCKRRGFIYQSSEIYGGLAATFDYGHLGVELKRNVRDSWWRAMVREHEEIVGIETSILMHPNVWVASGHVNEFHDLMVDCKSCRARFRVDHLPTLADGQPDLSKCPTCGNRETFTEPRNFNLMFKTTAGAVEGGGQDLYLRPETAQGAYVDFKLTQAAARLKLPCGIAQIGKSFRNEVTTKSFIFRSREFEQMEMEYFVKPGTQGEWFDYWVNARYDWFHKIGITPDKLRLRPHETAELAHYAEACTDVEYLYPNIGWGELEGIASRTDFDLKAHATHSGKDLNFFDQEANEKYIPYVVETAVGVDRTVLIVLLDAYHEDEVEGEKRTVLKLHPSLAPVKMAVLPLQKDERIVAMARGLFDQLKRHWCLEYDLSGNIGRRYRRQDEIGTPWCATIDFDSLEDQCVTIRDRDTLQQERLPIAEVEGWLRSQLDS, encoded by the coding sequence ATGGCCGATCTCTTCGAGCAGGTCGTCAATCTCTGCAAACGACGCGGCTTCATCTATCAGTCGAGCGAAATCTACGGTGGCCTGGCGGCCACGTTCGACTACGGCCACCTTGGGGTGGAACTCAAGCGGAATGTTCGCGACTCCTGGTGGCGGGCGATGGTCCGTGAGCACGAGGAAATCGTGGGCATCGAGACCTCCATTCTCATGCACCCCAATGTCTGGGTCGCCTCCGGCCATGTGAACGAGTTCCACGACCTCATGGTGGACTGCAAGTCCTGCCGGGCGCGCTTCCGGGTCGATCACCTCCCGACTCTTGCCGATGGCCAGCCCGACCTGAGCAAGTGCCCCACCTGCGGCAACAGGGAGACCTTCACCGAGCCCCGCAATTTCAATCTGATGTTCAAAACGACCGCCGGGGCCGTGGAAGGGGGCGGGCAGGACCTCTATCTCCGGCCGGAAACCGCGCAAGGGGCCTATGTCGACTTCAAGCTGACCCAGGCGGCCGCGCGACTGAAGCTCCCCTGCGGTATCGCCCAGATCGGGAAGTCCTTCAGGAACGAGGTCACCACCAAGAGCTTCATCTTCCGCTCCCGGGAATTCGAGCAGATGGAGATGGAGTACTTCGTGAAGCCGGGCACTCAGGGAGAGTGGTTCGACTACTGGGTCAACGCCCGCTATGACTGGTTCCACAAAATCGGCATCACCCCGGACAAGCTCCGCCTCCGTCCGCACGAGACCGCGGAGCTGGCGCACTACGCCGAAGCCTGTACCGATGTGGAATATCTCTACCCGAACATCGGCTGGGGCGAACTGGAAGGGATCGCGTCACGGACCGACTTCGATCTCAAGGCCCATGCCACCCACTCCGGCAAGGACCTGAACTTCTTCGATCAGGAAGCCAACGAAAAGTACATCCCTTATGTGGTGGAGACCGCGGTCGGGGTGGACCGGACCGTCCTCATTGTGCTGCTGGACGCCTACCACGAGGATGAAGTGGAAGGCGAAAAGCGGACCGTACTAAAGCTGCACCCCAGCCTCGCCCCCGTCAAGATGGCGGTGCTCCCCCTGCAGAAGGACGAGCGGATTGTCGCGATGGCCCGGGGGCTATTCGATCAGCTCAAGCGGCACTGGTGCCTGGAGTACGACCTCTCCGGCAACATTGGCCGACGCTATCGCCGGCAGGACGAAATCGGGACCCCCTGGTGCGCCACCATCGACTTCGATTCCCTCGAAGATCAGTGCGTCACCATCCGCGACCGCGACACCCTGCAACAGGAGCGACTCCCCATCGCGGAAGTCGAAGGCTGGCTGCGGAGCCAACTCGACTCCTAG
- the purH gene encoding Bifunctional purine biosynthesis protein PurH, giving the protein MAHQLTALISVSDKAGLEEFALGLERLGVRLLATGSTARFLRDSGLTEVTDVSDYTGFPELLGGRVKTLHPRIHAGILAPDTDEASAELATHALDRIDLVVVNLYPFEQTLTIDGVSEAELIEQIDIGGPTLLRAAAKNFQRVAVIVDPEDYPLLLEEYQDRGELELATRRELALKAFDRVTAYDIAIANWLRETTPGPDADELPDRLFYSFRRVQGLRYGENPHQPAALYRERGAHPVFYDGMEIRQGKELSYNNLLDLSAALGLLGEFPDQPAAVVIKHGNPAGVALAADPLTAFQQAWAGDPVAAFGSVIAINRPLDRELALALTANFVEVIAAPGVSGEAADIFAMKKNLRLLCLEPDWDSRPWPAYHVRGTPFGYLLQRWDREPASAAVDWRCVTSHQPTEAQRASLAFAWRCAQHTASNAIVLAQGTELVGAGCGQQSRIKSWELAIQQAGSRAKGAVAASDAFLPFPDNIELAAQAGIAAIIHPGGSVRDAEVQAAAEAAGIALLVTGWRHFRH; this is encoded by the coding sequence ATGGCACACCAACTGACCGCCCTCATCTCAGTCTCGGACAAGGCGGGACTGGAAGAGTTTGCCCTGGGGCTGGAACGCCTCGGTGTCCGCCTCCTGGCCACCGGCTCAACCGCCCGCTTCCTGCGCGATTCCGGGCTGACGGAGGTGACCGATGTCAGCGATTACACCGGCTTCCCCGAACTGCTGGGCGGACGTGTCAAGACCCTCCATCCCCGCATCCATGCCGGCATCCTGGCTCCAGACACCGATGAGGCATCGGCGGAACTGGCGACCCATGCGCTGGACCGGATCGATCTGGTGGTCGTCAATCTCTATCCCTTTGAGCAGACCCTGACCATCGATGGCGTCTCTGAAGCCGAGCTCATTGAGCAGATCGACATCGGCGGCCCCACCCTCCTGCGAGCCGCCGCCAAGAACTTCCAGCGGGTCGCGGTGATTGTCGACCCCGAGGACTATCCGCTTCTCCTGGAAGAGTACCAGGACCGGGGAGAGCTGGAACTCGCGACTCGTCGGGAACTCGCCCTCAAAGCCTTCGACCGCGTGACTGCCTACGACATCGCCATCGCCAACTGGCTCCGGGAGACCACCCCCGGTCCCGATGCCGATGAACTCCCCGACCGCCTCTTCTACTCGTTCCGGCGTGTCCAGGGGCTCCGCTACGGGGAAAATCCGCATCAGCCGGCTGCGCTCTATCGCGAGCGGGGTGCCCATCCGGTCTTCTATGACGGCATGGAAATCCGCCAGGGGAAGGAGTTGTCGTACAACAACCTCCTGGACCTCTCCGCCGCGCTGGGGCTGCTGGGGGAGTTCCCGGACCAGCCCGCAGCGGTCGTGATCAAGCATGGCAATCCAGCAGGCGTCGCGCTGGCGGCCGATCCCCTCACAGCGTTCCAGCAAGCCTGGGCTGGCGACCCCGTGGCGGCGTTCGGGAGTGTCATCGCCATCAATCGCCCCCTGGACCGGGAGCTCGCGCTGGCTCTGACCGCCAATTTCGTGGAAGTCATCGCCGCGCCGGGCGTTTCAGGGGAGGCAGCGGACATCTTTGCCATGAAGAAGAATCTGCGTCTGTTGTGTCTGGAGCCCGACTGGGACTCCCGCCCCTGGCCGGCGTATCACGTCCGGGGCACGCCCTTCGGGTATCTGCTGCAGCGCTGGGATCGCGAGCCAGCATCGGCGGCGGTGGACTGGCGCTGTGTCACGTCACATCAGCCCACCGAGGCGCAGCGGGCGAGTCTGGCCTTCGCCTGGCGCTGTGCCCAGCATACGGCGAGTAATGCCATTGTCCTGGCGCAGGGGACCGAGCTGGTAGGGGCGGGCTGCGGGCAGCAGTCGCGCATCAAGAGCTGGGAGCTGGCGATTCAGCAGGCGGGAAGTCGGGCCAAAGGCGCTGTGGCGGCGTCGGATGCGTTCCTGCCGTTCCCGGATAACATCGAGCTGGCAGCCCAGGCGGGCATTGCCGCCATCATCCATCCCGGGGGGTCGGTGCGCGATGCCGAAGTCCAGGCGGCAGCCGAAGCGGCGGGGATCGCGCTCCTGGTCACCGGGTGGCGTCACTTCCGGCATTAG
- the flhB gene encoding Flagellar biosynthetic protein FlhB, which translates to MDEERTEQASPRKREQARRRGEGPRSKELTDGFNLLAGLLALWLSISYGLTQSGYLLTDTLLNLGPREYDSGAIGGIFTYIVSRSLILCAPVMLMVLLITGLVNVLQAGFIFSGEKLQPNFGKLNPIKGFQRILSLKGAVETLKNIIKLIIVGAVLYTYLRDHWIELVSSVTLPPIGLVTLYSRMAFELGLRLVLFLLALAIADYFYQRWEFERGLRMTKQEVKEELKQYEGNPLIRQKIRQRAREIAMTRMLAEVPQADVVVTNPTHYAVALRYAEELGAPTVVAKGVDAVALRIRVIAQEHEVAIEESPELAQTLWKTVEVGEQIPVELYEVLAEILARVYAAKGQAAAA; encoded by the coding sequence ATGGATGAAGAACGTACGGAGCAAGCCTCACCACGCAAGCGGGAACAGGCCCGCCGTCGTGGAGAAGGCCCCCGCAGCAAAGAGCTGACCGATGGGTTCAACCTGCTCGCCGGGTTGCTGGCTCTCTGGCTGTCGATTTCCTATGGCCTGACCCAGTCCGGGTATCTGCTCACGGACACCCTCCTCAATCTGGGACCCCGGGAGTACGACTCCGGTGCCATCGGCGGCATCTTCACCTACATCGTCTCCCGCTCCCTGATCCTCTGCGCCCCGGTGATGCTGATGGTCCTGCTCATCACGGGACTGGTGAATGTGCTGCAGGCGGGGTTCATCTTTTCAGGCGAGAAGCTCCAGCCCAACTTCGGCAAGCTCAATCCGATCAAGGGTTTCCAGCGCATTTTGTCGCTCAAGGGCGCGGTCGAGACCCTGAAGAACATCATTAAGCTCATCATCGTCGGCGCGGTCCTCTACACCTACCTGCGCGACCACTGGATCGAACTGGTCAGCAGTGTCACGCTCCCCCCCATTGGACTGGTCACGCTCTACAGCCGCATGGCCTTCGAGCTCGGCCTGCGACTCGTCCTCTTTCTGCTGGCACTGGCCATCGCGGATTACTTCTATCAGCGGTGGGAGTTTGAGCGGGGCCTGCGGATGACCAAGCAGGAAGTGAAAGAGGAACTGAAGCAGTATGAGGGAAATCCCCTGATTCGACAGAAGATCCGCCAGCGGGCCCGGGAGATCGCTATGACCCGGATGCTCGCCGAAGTCCCACAGGCCGATGTGGTGGTCACGAACCCAACCCACTACGCGGTGGCGTTGCGCTATGCCGAGGAACTGGGCGCACCGACAGTCGTGGCGAAGGGGGTCGATGCCGTCGCGCTCCGGATCCGGGTCATCGCCCAGGAGCATGAGGTCGCCATCGAGGAGTCGCCGGAACTCGCCCAGACCCTCTGGAAGACCGTGGAGGTCGGAGAGCAGATTCCGGTGGAACTCTATGAGGTACTCGCTGAGATTCTCGCCCGGGTCTACGCTGCCAAAGGCCAGGCCGCCGCTGCATAG